The sequence below is a genomic window from Candidatus Nanopelagicales bacterium.
CTGGTCGAACACGCCGACCACGTGCGGGTCGGCCAGCCGGGCCGCCGCCTTGGCCTCGCGCTGGAACCGGGAGACGAACCCGGGGTCCTCGGCCAGGCCGGGGTGCATGACCTTCAGGGCGACGGTGCGGTCGAGCCGCTCGTCGACGGCCTCGTAGACCGTCGCCATGCCGCCGCGGGCCAGCCGGCCCACGATGCGGTAGCGCCCGTCGACCGTCCGGCCGACCAGCGCGTCGCGGACGGTCGTCTCCACGGCGTCGAGTGTACGTTCCGGCCGGTGAACCCCCCGTGAGCGCGGCCGGGCGGGTCGGCGCCCCTGCTCGCGGGGCGCTGCGCCACCCGCCAGGATGGGTCCATGGCGAACGAGCGGGCCGACATCGCGATGACCGAGGACGAGGTCCGCGGGTTCCTGGCGGCCGGCCGGACCCTGGTTCTGGTCACGATCGGCCCGGACGGCGTGCCCGACCCGGTGCCGATGTGGTTCGTGCTCGATGACGACGGAGACGTGTGGATGCGCACGTACGCCGCGTCGCAGAAGGTGGTCAACCTCCGCCGGGACCCCCGGGTGGCCGTCCTGGTCGAGACCGGCGACCGCTACGTGGAACTGCGCGGGGTCCAGGTGACCGGCCGGATCGAGCTCGTCGACGACGTGGACCGCATCTGCGCGGTCTTCGCCGACCTGATGGTCAAGTACGAGGGGGTCGACCCGGCGCACCGGGCCGCGGTGATGGAGGGCTACCGGGCGAAGGCCGCCAAGCAGGTCGCCCTGCGGCTGGTGCCCGAGCGGGTCGTGTCCTGGGACCACCGCAAGCAGGCCGCCGTCCGCGCGGCCCCGGCCGGGTGACGTCGGGCGTGTCAGGTCCGGGACAGCTCGCCTACCTGGGCGTGCTCGCGTTCGTGCTGATCGGGACCGGGTGGCTCGAGGTCGTGCTGCGGACCCGTGTCTACCGGCGCTGGAAGCGCCTGCTGCTGTCCGTGCTGCCCGCCGCCGCGGTGTTCGTGGTGTGGGACCTGTACGCCATCGCGTCGGCGCACTGGGACTTCGACCCCCGTTGGACCACCGGGGTGCTGCTGCCCGGGTCGCTGCCGCTGGACGAGCTGCTGTTCTTCCTGGTGATCCCCATCGCCTCGGTGCTCACGCTGGAGGCCGTCCGCTCGGTGAAGCGCTGGCCGGCCGGGGACGAGGCCCCGGGCGACGCCGACGAGGGGTCGCGGTGACCTACACCCAGCTCGCCCTGCTCGGGGTCGCCGTCGTGGCGGTCCTCGACCTGGCCGTGTTCCGGACGACACTGTTGCGTCGCAAGGTGTTCTGGACGGCGTACGCCATCATCGTCTTCTTCCAGCTGCTGACCAACGGCGTGCTCACTGGCTTCCGGATCGTGCGGTACGACGGCGACGCGATCCTCGGGTCGTCCACGCCGGTGGACGGTCCGCCGCCGTTCCTCGGGGACGGCCGGATCGCGTACGCGCCGGTCGAGGACCTGCTGTTCGGGTTCGCGCTGGTCCTGCTGACCCTGGTGCTGTGGGTGTGGTGGGGGCGCCGGGGGGTGCAGCGCACGCCGTCCGCCGGACCGCCGCGCTGGTGGCTGCGTCGCGGCCCGCTGGCGGGCCCGGACGAGGGGTCGGGGGCGGGTCAGGCCTCCGGCGCCGACGGCACCGGCTGAAGCCCCTCGACGTGGCCGGGGCCGACCCGGCGCCGGGCGGCGACGGCGCGGGCCCAGGCGGGCAGCGCCACGGCCAGGCGGCGCCCGGTCGACACCGTCGCCCGCCGGTCGAACACCTGGTAGTCGATGTCCTCCACGGCCTCCACGATCCCGCAGTACAGGACGTCGGCGGCGCGGATGCACGGCTGCGACGAGGGGTGCAGCAGGGCGATCCCCGGCTCGGCCCGCTGCTGCAGCTGCCGGACGCGGGCGATCTCGAACTGCAGCACCGCGCGGATCTCGGGCGTGACGACCCGTCGCTCCAGGTCGGCCCGGGTGACGCCGAACCGGTCGAGGTCCTCCAGCGGCAGGTAGACCCGGCCGCGGTCGAGGTCCTCACCGACGTCCCGGATGAAGTTGGCCAGCTGGAACGCCACCCCGAGGTCCATCGCCCGCGGATAGGCCTGCGGGTCCGACGGCTCCAGGACGGGCACCATCTGCAGCCCGATCACCGCCGCGGACCCGTACACGTACTCGAACAGGTCGTCGTACGTGGGGTACTCGGTGACGGTCAGGTCCATCCGCATCGAGTGCAGGAACGCCTCGAAGTGCTCCCGCGGGATCTCCCAGCGCAGCACCGTGTCGACGACCGCCTTGGCGACCGGGTCGTCGGACCTTCCGCGCCGCACGTCCGCGAGGAACTCGTCGCCCCAGCGGCCGAGCCAGTCCGCCTTCTCCTGTGCGGTGAGCGTGGAGGCCAGGTCGTCGACGATCTCGTCGGCGTAGCGGGCGAACCCGTACAGCGCGTGGACGTACGGCCGCTTGCCGGCGGGTAGCAGCAGGGTGGCCAGGTAGTAGGTCTTGCCGTGCTGGGCGTTGAGCTCGCGGCAGCGCTCGTAGGACGCGCGCAGGGCGGGGTCGGTGATCCCCGCCGCATCCAGCTCGCGTCCGCTCACGGGGCGCCATCCTGCCACCGGGCGCGGACGTGGCCACGCCGTGCCACGATGCGCGGGTGCCGACCGTCGCGCGCCCGACCGCGCCCCGCCCCCGGTCCCGGCGACTGCGTGCCCTCCTGGCCCTGGTGCTCGGGCTGGCGGTCCTGTCCGGGCTCCTCGGCGGCTGCGCGGCAGCGGGCGGAGCGACGAGCACGTCGTCGGCCCCCGCCACCGACGGCGCGGTCACCGGATCGGCCGAGCTCGCGCCGGCCGAGGCCACCACGAACCTGCCGGTGGTGCGGGTGGACCGGCTGCCGCCCGAGGCCGTGGACACCCTGGTCCTGATCGAGGCCGGCGGCCCGTTCCCGTACGACAAGGACGGGAGCGTGTTCGGCAACCGGGAGGGGCTGCTCCCCCCGCAGCCGAACGGGTTCTACCGCGAGTACACCGTGGTCACGCCCGGGTCGTCCGACCGCGGCGCCCGCCGCATCGTCGGCGGCGACGACGGCTCCCGGTTCTGGACCGAGGACCACTACGCGTCGTTCGAGGAGATCGTGCAGTGAACGAGGAGGAGCGCTGGTTGCTGGCGGCGATCGGACGCGGTGACCTCGACGGCGTACGCCGTTGGGTGACCCGCGCCGACGGCCTGGACCTGTCGGCGGAGGTCGAGTCGGTCGCGGACGACACCGACTGGCGGGTGGTCGAGCTGGCGACCGAGGAGGCCGACGGGAAGGAGGGCTTCCTGGAGGCGTGCGCGGACGCGTTCGCACTGCCGGACTGGTTCGGCATGAACTGGGACGCCCTGGAGGAGTGCCTGCGCGACCTCGACCTCACCGGCGTCAGCGGGGTGCTGGTGGTGTGGACCGGCTGGGAGGAGCTGGCCGAGGGGGCGCCGGAGACCGTGGCGACTGCGGTGGACGTGCTGCGGTCGGCGGTCCGCTCGTGGGTCGACGATGGCTCCCCGGGGGCGGTCCTGCTGGCCGGACCGGCGGAGGAGGACGAGCCCGCGGTGATCCGGGGACTGCCCCCGCTGTCGGCGGACTAGGTCCGGGCGGGCCCGCTCACCAGCATCTGCCGGGCCCGGGCCTCGCCCGGCGGGTCCTCCGGGTGTAGGCCGTGGCTGACCGCCTCGCCCAGCACGAGCCGCCGCTCGCGCGGGCTGGCGAGCAGCACGACGCCCACGATCGCGAACGCGGCCACGATCGAGATCCCGTCGGTGAGCTCCAGCAGCGTGTCCGACGTCGAGCTCGACTCCGACATGCCGTGCACTGCGAAGGCGGCCGTCAGCAGGATCGTCCAGCGCAGCTCGCGCCGGCCGAGCCCGGTGGCGGCGAACAGCGGCAGGAACCACAGCAGGTACCACGGCTGCACGACCGGCCCGAGCACGACGACGGCCAGGAACGCCAGCGCGGCCCCGCGCACCGGGCTGCGGCCCTCCGGCCGCAGGCACAGCCAGGCGACCACGACCAGTGCCGCCGCGGTCCCGATCAGCCGGAACACCCCGACCAGAAGGTCCTCCGCCCCGGTGACACCGAACCACTCCAGCGTCTTGCCCAGCGCCATCCCCAGCGCCGTCGGCGGCGACAGCCAGGTCCGCACCTCGCCGGGCGTGCCGAGGGCGTTGACCCACCCGAAGCCGACGCCGGCCACCAGGGCCGTGGCGGCGAACGCCGCGCCCGCGACGAGGACCGTCCAGACCCACGAGACGATGCGCCGGCCCCAGCCCGCCCGGGCACCGGCCCACAGCAGGCCGACGAACGGCAGCGCCAGCAGCGCGATCGGCTTGACCGACGCCGCCATCGCCACGAGCACCGCACCCCAGATGGGGTGGCGCTCGGCCGCGACGGCGAGACCGGCGACGACCAGCCCGGCCATGAGCGCGTCGTTGTGCCCTCCGGCGACGAAGTGCATGACGACCAGCGGGTTCAGCACGCCGAGCCACATCGCCTTGGACGGGTCGATGCCGTGCAGGAACGCCAGCCGCGGCACGTACACCGCCAGCAGCGCCACCCCGACCAGCGCCACGACCCGGAAGACCAGGACGGCCAGGAAGGGCTGGCCCTGGGCGAAGTTCGCCACCCCGCGCTCGATCAGCAGGAACAGCGGGCCGTACGGGGTGGGCGTCTCCGACCACATCGGGTCGACGCCGTCCTGGAACCAGCCGGGGATGACCGCGACGCCGCTGGCGTACGGGTCGAACCCGGCCGCCATCAGCTTGCCCTGCGCGTAGTAGGAGTACATGTCCCGGCTGAACAGCGGCGGTGCGGCCACCAGCGGCAGGCACCACGCGACCAGGACCGTGCCCACCTCGACCACGCCGTGCCGGACGCCGGACAGCAGGTCGTAGCCGAGGACCAGCCAGGCCTGCAGCAGCAGGGCGATCCCGACGAAGATCAGGCCGCGCGAGATGAGCAGCCCCGCGGTCGATGCCCGCAGCACGTCGACCACCGGCCAGTCCAGCAGGTCGGTGGTGAGCGGGAGCCAGCCGACGCCGAGGGAGCCCACCGCGACCAGCGCGGTCCCGGCGAACCCGGGGAGGGCGTACCGCAGCAGGAAGGCGAGCGTGATGCCGGTGCCCGCGATCCCGCCCCGACGGTCGGGCGTCACCGGCCCAGGGTAGCCCCGGGCCGGGTCACCACCGAGCGGCGCGGGACCGGTACGAGGGGTCGCGGCCGGTCACCCGCTCGGCCGCCAGCCGGCCGGACACCAGGACCATCGGGACGCCGACTCCGGGCTGGGTGCCGGACCCGGTGAACACGACGTTCTGGCCCCACAGGTTGCCCGGGCGGAACGGCCCGGTCTGCAGGAACGAGTGCGCCGAGGCGAACGGGGCGCCGTACGCCATGCCGCGCGCCTCCCAGTCCAGCGGCGTCGTGACGTGCTCGACCTCGATGCCGTCGCCGAAGCCGACGTAGCCGCGCTCCTCCAGCACCCGGACGACCTCGTCGCGGTAGCGCGGGCCCTCGCGGCGCCAGTCGATCGGCGCTCCGGTGTGCGGGGTGGGGAACAGCACGTAGTAGACGTGCTTGCCCTCGGGCGCCAGCGACGGGTCGGAGTGCGAGGGGTTGGTGACCAGCAGGCTGGGGTCGGACATCAGTCGCTGCTCGTCGATGAGCTCGCGGAAGACCCCCTGCCACGACCGGCCGAAGTGGATGTTGTGGTGGGCGATCCGCGAGTACGACGCCGACGAGCCGGCCAGCAGCAGGAAGCACGAGGGGGAGTAGTCCAGCCGGCGCACCGACCACGGGGATCGGCCGAGCAGGTCGCGGTAGGCGACCGGCAGGTCCGGGTTGAGCACCACCACGTCCGCGGGGATCCGGTCCCCGTCGGCGGTGTGGACCGCGACCGCTCGGTCGCCCTCGGTCTCCACCCGGGTCACGGTGGTGGAGTAGCGGAACCGCACGCCGTGCTTCTCCGCGGCCGCGGCCATCGCGGTGGGGACCGCGTGCATCCCGCCGCGGGGGAAGAACACCCCGGCGACGGAGTCCATGTACGCGATGACCGCGTAGATCGCGAGGGCGTCGTACGGCGACAGACCGGCGTACATGGCCTGGAACGAGAACACGCGCTCGGTGCGCGGGTCCTTGAGGTACTGCCGCACCTTCGGGGCCAGCTTGCGGAACCCGCCCAGTGCCACCAGGCGCGCCAGGTCCGGGGTCACCAGGTCCAGCGGGGAGTCGATGTTGCGGTCGATGAAGTCCTTCATCTCGAAGCGGTACAGCTGCGAGACGAAATCGACATAGCGGCGGTAGCCGGCGGCCTCGTCCGGGCCGATGACCTCGGCGATCTCGTCCGCCATCGCGTCGACGTCGCTGTGCACGTCGAGCTGGGAGCCGTCCGGGTAGTACGCGCGGTACAGCGGGCTCACCGGGTCCAGCGTCAGCCAGTCCGCCATCGACTCGCCGACGCTGTCGAACGCGTCCGCGATCAGGTCCGGCATCGTGAGCACGGTCGGGCCGGTGTCGAACTCGAAGCCGGAGTCGGAGATCCGCCCGGCCCGGCCACCCGGAACGGCTTCGCGCTCCAGCACGGTGACCTCGCGGCCGGCGCCGGCCAGCCGCATGGCCGCGGAGAGTCCGGCCAGGCCAGCGCCCACGACGACGACGTGCTCGGTCGGTCCGGTGACGGTTCGGGGGGAGCCGCCGGGCAGCCAGCGGCGCAGATCCGGTGCCATCGACGTCCTTCCTCGGAATCGGCTCAGACCGAGCGACGGGTGGCGGCGAGCGCGAGCCCGCGCAGCACGTCGCGCGCCGGGTCGGCGATGACGTCGGCGTCGGCGGCGGCGAGCGACTCGTCGGTGAAGCGGGTGATGAGCGTCTCGACCTCGGCGAGCGCCCCGGTCTCCACGATCACGTCGCGCAGCGCGTCGATGCCGGCGGCGTCCAGGGCGGGGTCGCCGAGGCGGCCGCGGAGCAGGGCGGCCTGCGCGGGGGTGGCGCGCTCCAGCGCGGTCGCCACCAGGACCGTGCGCTTGCCCTCGCGCAGGTCGTCCCCGGCCGGCTTGCCGGTCTCGGACGGGTCGCCGAAGACGCCGAGGACGTCGTCGCGCAGCTGGAACGCCTCGCCCAGGGGCAGTCCGTACGCGGTGTAGGCGGCCACCACCTCGGGGGAGCCGCCGGCGAGCGCCGCGCCGAGGTGCAGCGGTCGCTCGATGGTGTACTTGGCCGACTTGTAGCGGACGACCCGCAGCGCCCGGTCCACGGAGCCGCCGCCGCGGGCCTGCTCGAGCAGGTCGAGGTACTGCCCGGCCATGAGCTCGCTGCGCATCCCGTCGTACACCGGCTTGGCCCGGCGCACGGAGTCGCCGGGCAGGCCGCACTCGAACAGCAGCTGGTCGGCCCAGGACAGGCACAGGTCACCGAGCAGGATGGCCGCGCCGACGCCGAACGACTCCGACGAGCCCAGCCAGGAGTTCCCGCGGTGCAGCGTGGCGAACCGGCGGTGCGCCGCGGGCAGGCCGCGCCGGGTGTCCGACCCGTCCATCACGTCGTCGTGGATGAGCGCACAGGCCTGGAGGAACTCCAGCGCCGTGGCGGCCACCATCGCGGGCTCCTCGTCGGCGCCGCCCGCGCCGCGCCAGCCCCAGTAGCAGAACGCCGGCCGCAGCCGCTTCCCGCCTGCCATCAGCTCGACCAGGGCCTCGGTCATCGGGCCGAGGTCCTCGCTGACCTCCTCCAGCACGCCGGTCTGGCGGGCGAGGAACACGTCGAGGGTCTTCTGGACCCGGCTGCGCAGGTCCTCGACGTCGAGCGGGGAGGCGGAGTCGGTCACGGGATCACGGTACGGGGGGCTGGCGGGACCGGCATCCGCGGCCGTCCGTAGCCTTGGGCCCCATGCCGGGGGCTCACCAGTCTCGTACCGGCGGCCCGTCGCTCGGAGCGCACCTGGCCGCCGGGGACCGCTCGTTCTCGTTCGAGTTCTTCCCGCCGAAGACCGATGAGGGCGAACGTCAGCTGTGGACCGCTCTGCGGGAGCTGGAGCCGCTGCGGCCGACGTTCGTGTCGGTGACCTACGGCGCGGGCGGCTCGACGCGGGACCGCACGGTCCGGGTGACCGGGCGGATCGCGGCGGAGACGACGCTCACGCCGGTCGCGCACCTGACCTGCGTGGGCGCCAGCGTCGACGACCTGCACGACGTGGTCGCGCAGTACGCCGACGCCGACGTCTCCAACATCCTGGCGCTGCGCGGGGACCCGCCCGGCGGTCTCGGTGCCCCCTGGGAACCGCACCCCGGGGGCCTGGAGCACGCGGTCGACCTGGTCCGGCTGGTCCGGCGGCTCGGCAGCTTCTCCGTGGGCGTCGCGGCCTTCCCGGAGGGGCACCCGGAGGCCCCGGACCTGGAGACCGACGCACAGGTGCTCGCCGCCAAGCAGGACGCCGGGGCGGAGTTCGCGATCACCCAGTTCTTCTTCCGCGCCGAGGACTACTTCCGGCTGGTCGAGCGGGCCGCGCGGCACGGGTGCGACCTGCCGATCGTGCCGGGGCTGATGCCGGTGACCAACGTCGGCCAGATCGAGCGGTTCGCCGCCCTGCAGGGGTCCGAGCTGCCTCGTGAGCTGTCCGAGCGGTTCCACGCGGTGGCCGACGACCCGGCCGCCGTCCGCGCGCTCGGGGTCGAGGTGGCCACGGA
It includes:
- the metF gene encoding methylenetetrahydrofolate reductase [NAD(P)H], giving the protein MPGAHQSRTGGPSLGAHLAAGDRSFSFEFFPPKTDEGERQLWTALRELEPLRPTFVSVTYGAGGSTRDRTVRVTGRIAAETTLTPVAHLTCVGASVDDLHDVVAQYADADVSNILALRGDPPGGLGAPWEPHPGGLEHAVDLVRLVRRLGSFSVGVAAFPEGHPEAPDLETDAQVLAAKQDAGAEFAITQFFFRAEDYFRLVERAARHGCDLPIVPGLMPVTNVGQIERFAALQGSELPRELSERFHAVADDPAAVRALGVEVATDLARRLLDGGAPGLHFYTLNRSTATREIYQALGLGALSG
- a CDS encoding lycopene cyclase domain-containing protein, giving the protein MSGPGQLAYLGVLAFVLIGTGWLEVVLRTRVYRRWKRLLLSVLPAAAVFVVWDLYAIASAHWDFDPRWTTGVLLPGSLPLDELLFFLVIPIASVLTLEAVRSVKRWPAGDEAPGDADEGSR
- a CDS encoding ribonuclease domain-containing protein — its product is MPTVARPTAPRPRSRRLRALLALVLGLAVLSGLLGGCAAAGGATSTSSAPATDGAVTGSAELAPAEATTNLPVVRVDRLPPEAVDTLVLIEAGGPFPYDKDGSVFGNREGLLPPQPNGFYREYTVVTPGSSDRGARRIVGGDDGSRFWTEDHYASFEEIVQ
- a CDS encoding TIGR03618 family F420-dependent PPOX class oxidoreductase translates to MANERADIAMTEDEVRGFLAAGRTLVLVTIGPDGVPDPVPMWFVLDDDGDVWMRTYAASQKVVNLRRDPRVAVLVETGDRYVELRGVQVTGRIELVDDVDRICAVFADLMVKYEGVDPAHRAAVMEGYRAKAAKQVALRLVPERVVSWDHRKQAAVRAAPAG
- a CDS encoding lycopene cyclase domain-containing protein — translated: MTYTQLALLGVAVVAVLDLAVFRTTLLRRKVFWTAYAIIVFFQLLTNGVLTGFRIVRYDGDAILGSSTPVDGPPPFLGDGRIAYAPVEDLLFGFALVLLTLVLWVWWGRRGVQRTPSAGPPRWWLRRGPLAGPDEGSGAGQASGADGTG
- the crtI gene encoding phytoene desaturase family protein codes for the protein MAPDLRRWLPGGSPRTVTGPTEHVVVVGAGLAGLSAAMRLAGAGREVTVLEREAVPGGRAGRISDSGFEFDTGPTVLTMPDLIADAFDSVGESMADWLTLDPVSPLYRAYYPDGSQLDVHSDVDAMADEIAEVIGPDEAAGYRRYVDFVSQLYRFEMKDFIDRNIDSPLDLVTPDLARLVALGGFRKLAPKVRQYLKDPRTERVFSFQAMYAGLSPYDALAIYAVIAYMDSVAGVFFPRGGMHAVPTAMAAAAEKHGVRFRYSTTVTRVETEGDRAVAVHTADGDRIPADVVVLNPDLPVAYRDLLGRSPWSVRRLDYSPSCFLLLAGSSASYSRIAHHNIHFGRSWQGVFRELIDEQRLMSDPSLLVTNPSHSDPSLAPEGKHVYYVLFPTPHTGAPIDWRREGPRYRDEVVRVLEERGYVGFGDGIEVEHVTTPLDWEARGMAYGAPFASAHSFLQTGPFRPGNLWGQNVVFTGSGTQPGVGVPMVLVSGRLAAERVTGRDPSYRSRAARW
- a CDS encoding polyprenyl synthetase family protein, producing the protein MTDSASPLDVEDLRSRVQKTLDVFLARQTGVLEEVSEDLGPMTEALVELMAGGKRLRPAFCYWGWRGAGGADEEPAMVAATALEFLQACALIHDDVMDGSDTRRGLPAAHRRFATLHRGNSWLGSSESFGVGAAILLGDLCLSWADQLLFECGLPGDSVRRAKPVYDGMRSELMAGQYLDLLEQARGGGSVDRALRVVRYKSAKYTIERPLHLGAALAGGSPEVVAAYTAYGLPLGEAFQLRDDVLGVFGDPSETGKPAGDDLREGKRTVLVATALERATPAQAALLRGRLGDPALDAAGIDALRDVIVETGALAEVETLITRFTDESLAAADADVIADPARDVLRGLALAATRRSV
- a CDS encoding barstar family protein; the encoded protein is MNEEERWLLAAIGRGDLDGVRRWVTRADGLDLSAEVESVADDTDWRVVELATEEADGKEGFLEACADAFALPDWFGMNWDALEECLRDLDLTGVSGVLVVWTGWEELAEGAPETVATAVDVLRSAVRSWVDDGSPGAVLLAGPAEEDEPAVIRGLPPLSAD
- the mptB gene encoding polyprenol phosphomannose-dependent alpha 1,6 mannosyltransferase MptB; the encoded protein is MTPDRRGGIAGTGITLAFLLRYALPGFAGTALVAVGSLGVGWLPLTTDLLDWPVVDVLRASTAGLLISRGLIFVGIALLLQAWLVLGYDLLSGVRHGVVEVGTVLVAWCLPLVAAPPLFSRDMYSYYAQGKLMAAGFDPYASGVAVIPGWFQDGVDPMWSETPTPYGPLFLLIERGVANFAQGQPFLAVLVFRVVALVGVALLAVYVPRLAFLHGIDPSKAMWLGVLNPLVVMHFVAGGHNDALMAGLVVAGLAVAAERHPIWGAVLVAMAASVKPIALLALPFVGLLWAGARAGWGRRIVSWVWTVLVAGAAFAATALVAGVGFGWVNALGTPGEVRTWLSPPTALGMALGKTLEWFGVTGAEDLLVGVFRLIGTAAALVVVAWLCLRPEGRSPVRGAALAFLAVVVLGPVVQPWYLLWFLPLFAATGLGRRELRWTILLTAAFAVHGMSESSSTSDTLLELTDGISIVAAFAIVGVVLLASPRERRLVLGEAVSHGLHPEDPPGEARARQMLVSGPART
- a CDS encoding phytoene/squalene synthase family protein, giving the protein MSGRELDAAGITDPALRASYERCRELNAQHGKTYYLATLLLPAGKRPYVHALYGFARYADEIVDDLASTLTAQEKADWLGRWGDEFLADVRRGRSDDPVAKAVVDTVLRWEIPREHFEAFLHSMRMDLTVTEYPTYDDLFEYVYGSAAVIGLQMVPVLEPSDPQAYPRAMDLGVAFQLANFIRDVGEDLDRGRVYLPLEDLDRFGVTRADLERRVVTPEIRAVLQFEIARVRQLQQRAEPGIALLHPSSQPCIRAADVLYCGIVEAVEDIDYQVFDRRATVSTGRRLAVALPAWARAVAARRRVGPGHVEGLQPVPSAPEA